DNA from Fusarium verticillioides 7600 chromosome 4, whole genome shotgun sequence:
AGGTCTTCTGAGTATGACAATTGAATTTTACCGCATCGAGACTCACTCCTGTTTAATCGACGCATCGGGCAACCCAGTATCACCAAACGCATCCCAGTTTCACTACGTCGAAGGAAATAACTGTAACCTCACCTGTTCAACACAAAGCGGGCCTTCATCTCCAATGAGGGGAGGTTCCGCGAACAATATCTATGTCATACCTGCACCACATACCCTCACATTCGGCACCGCGACTCTACTCGCTGCAGCATGCTGTGTACACGCCGTTTTATGTCTCGTTTCTATGTGGGATAGAGTGCTTGAGATCAATTGGCGCCGAAGATTCGGAAAGCCGACCGACGACGCGGcaagtgaagatgatgatggcgctAATAAAGGTGTTATGAAGAAGGTCAATGATACCATTGGTTTTTTCCTACGCATCCTAGCGATTCCTGTTTTTGGTGGCGCTGGCTTGGCTATTCTTATCGTGGGCGAGATTAACTTTTTCAGCCCTCAAGTCAATTACCAGACTGAGCCAATGGCCAATATCGGTAAGTATACCCCAGTAGTATTCGAATGTCTTTGAATGTTTACTAATGCTTTCAAGGCCAATGGGCACCTATTACAGGTACTGCGATGGCCATGATCGGATCGCTGTATCTCCTTCTAGCAAGACATGCCGACCAAGCTAACGAACCATGTCCATCACATCATTGCAATTGCTCTCATTGCCATTTTAACGACGAAATAAGCCAGGTCTCTCACCAAGAGAGTATTTCTTCACTGAATAGCCGTCATATCACATTAACTGTCACAAACACTGACACGCGTACAAACAACCAACTATCACCGCACCTCGATCCCACTCAGCCCCGCtcctccatatcctcccGACTTCGAGACCCCTCAGTCTACGAAGAGCACAATCAACCCCCCCGCAACCCCTACCGACAGAAAATAGAGAATGCATTCTTCAGATTCGGCGAGATGATTGGTACCCCAGCGCATGATTTTATCACCGAGCCTAAAGTCAAAAGACCAGATCGTGTTGACCTACCGATGATACCAGGGGAACAATTTCGGAATTTAGGTGTATCAGCGGTTGAAATTGAGAGAGACCAGCAccaagacgatgatgagttgagcCCTGTAAGGTCAAGACCTGGGAGTTTTATAGGAAGCGATGCTTCTGTGCAAGGTGTTGGAAGATCTACGTCGATGCCTATATCACCGCCCCCACTGGCTGTGACGAGACCGAGGTCGAGCACAGGTCCTCGACCAAGACCTGCTTCTTTGTATCACTAGCTTGATGGGAGCGAGGAATTGATTTCTTGTTGAAAgatattattattattatagaATATTATGTTAAACTTATGCTTTGGTATCGGGATCTTGGTCTTTTGTTGATGACCCCTCACCAGCTGTGACCGTGATCTCGTGGCTGTGCTCTAGTCCAGAGAGCACAATCCACGTTGGCACGATACACAGAATAGTGATCCCAAAGTTCAAACCGATGCTAACGAAATGGTTGGCGTTTCCTTCAGATTGCATCCTATTTTCCGTTAGTGTCTGTTCCAATGGAGATAAGAAGATGTACTTACGCCCAAGCAACGGTTTGACCGAGAGCTTCAAACCCTCGGAGAATACCACAATGGTAAGACAAAGAGGAAATGTCAGTGGTGTATTGTCCAACAAGCCAGTACAAGAACTGTTGGAAAGCTTGACCTCCGAATTGCCAAAAGAAGATAAGGGTATAAGCCTTGCCGAAACCACCCTTGAACCAATCAAAGACAGGTGGCTCCTCAGCGTCGTAAAATTGCTTCTGGAGGATGGAAGCCCAGATCCATGTACCGAcgagaatgaagatgatggaagcgaACGCAATTCTAGCTCGGGTCTTGATGAAAATGGACTGACGATCCAGCAAACCGGCGATCAGGAATGAGCTGATGATTCCGGAGAagttggtgaagaaggacGAAAAGGCGCGAGCGCGAACGGTGAAGTATGTCGTTAACCAAGTGCTCATGAAGCCATTGTAAAAGTAactgatgaagaaagcagGGATCAACAAAAGCATGCGCTTAGTAACGAGAAGCGACAGAACAGCCTTGAACTCAGCGAACCAAGAGGGTTGCTTATGAACAACGACGAGGGTGCGGTCTTTTCTCTGAACCTTTTCCGCGGGGCTCAGAAGTAAAGCGATGGGCAGACCAAGACACATGATGACGATAAAGACGATGTAGGTCGCTGAGCTGACTGATCCTTTCGATGAGGTTTGCGCGTTGAGGCCGAGATTGATGGCGCCTCCGACAATTGGGCCGGCAGCCTTGGCAGTTTGCCAAATGGCTATCACTCGTTAGTTCGTGGGAAATGATTCCACGTCTTATCTCATAACATACCAAGATAAAATGCGCGGTCTTTGGGACTAGGATATCCAATAATAATCGCCGCCTCAGCCGCCCAGAAGAAACCGGCCGAAATACCACAGAGCGCACTTCCAAACAGCAAAAACCACGTTTTTGGCGCCACGTTATTCGTGTAAAGTCCAGCGCCATAAATCGGATATCCAATAGCTCCCAGTGCTAAGCCGTATCGGAGACCAATTCTGTTGTTGATCGCACCAGCTGCTATACAAACAGCGGCGAATAATCCATAGACGAGTGCATTGGCGGCTGATACGGCGTATGGTTCAGCTGCACCTCCGGCGCCGAGACCACCGAGGGCGTCCCACATTCCGGGAGCAGTGAATGAGACGCCGCATGCTATGGCGATTTGGAAGGGTATTGAGCGGAAGAAGGATGGTTTAGTGGGGGAGGCGGTTGGGTAGTTGATGACAGAGCCATCGTGTGAGGAGCCCATTTTGAGAAGCAGCCAACAGGCAAGAAGTGAGGAAAGACTTGAAGATTACAGAATAGGCGATTCATCAATTGTATTATATGTATCTACAAATATTGCGTGCGATTGCGTGATCGATTAACTCGTCCCTCCCCGGCTCGATCACCAGTGAAACCATACTAAAGGGGGCTATTGATGGGGATTATGAGAATTAGTTTCCGTAAGGACCCATCGGCAATCTCGTACCTGCAGTAAAGAGAGTTTTCCACGGTTTGAGTGCAGGAAGATCAGCCCTATAGCGCTGATGCTGACGGTAGACTATGCAGCTGCACTACCCCAGGTCTCATAACACAGAGACCCTTTCTTTGAGAAAATCAATTGGGGATCGTGAGAGCGTTACATGTAGGCGATTCAGATCTAAATCTCTGCATGACCGAGTACCGCCGAGCCGGGAGAGTTCTCATCCAGAATTACATAAAAGTAATTGGATAATTGGGTCTCATCGCCGTTGAAGTGGATTTTGGAGGCAACAGTCCGGTTTTTGCGCCGAGTGGCACTCAATAGGCCAGTAATGCACTTTAAGCATTACATATCAACGAGGTAACTATTATTAAAGGTTACGGTCAGAAACACCGTTGCATATACATGTACGATATAGTTTATCTGATAACCAGAATTTCCATCGAAAACGTTCTTTTTCATGGTGACGCCGCAGGCTTGTTTTAGCGGGCCGCGGCGCCACTCCCGGCAGCCGGGCCGTttcgtcatcgtcaaaaCCAAAAAGCCAAAAACTCACCTCGCCTATCTTATCGGAGCTTCACTTCTGGCACTATACGGATACTGGATCTACCCTTAGCTGGATTGAATATCGTAGAGACCTGGCATTTATATGCGCCTCAATCCTGCAACGCCTCAAGACAGGTTTTCATCGGATACTCCGTGCCGATCATGCATTGGCATTTGCACATGAGCCTCGGCAACGGTTGAACCCCCTCTTTGAAGATGGAAATGCCAAGTTTGCCATGAAGAGACACGTCAAGATAAAAGATCGCTATTGTCGGACGCTTCTGTTCTTTATACTGGGAAATATCCTGTATGAACGATATTTTTCAGGTACAATGACTGTCGACAATACTCAACCAGAGGGCGAGAACCCCATCGGCGACATTCAGGTTGAATTTCTTGGCACCCAAAAGTCGAGCAACACGGCAAGTCGTCGTGACTTGGGTTTCACAGGTCAACTTGGAGGGAAATGGTACGCTGTTTATGGTGATGTGCTATGGTGCGACTCAGGTGTCACCGATCCTGAGGAAGATAATGAGGGATTTCATGGCATGGTCAGAAATGCTGTTTCTGCTCTGACGGATGATCCTCTTGTTGTGGAGGATCTgcatctcaatgatgatgagccggTTCCTCATCAGAAGCAGTTCATGCCGTTTAATGAGGACTGGGGTGAGACGAATACCTTTGGCTTTGGAGGGACGGGAATTGTAGAGGTTGATCCTGATACTGCGACTGGTGCTCTTTATTACCTCGTTGTAAGTTGTACTGAGCAATTCGCAGAattttgtttttgttgaccttgaactct
Protein-coding regions in this window:
- a CDS encoding hypothetical protein (At least one base has a quality score < 10), whose translation is MGSSHDGSVINYPTASPTKPSFFRSIPFQIAIACGVSFTAPGMWDALGGLGAGGAAEPYAVSAANALVYGLFAAVCIAAGAINNRIGLRYGLALGAIGYPIYGAGLYTNNVAPKTWFLLFGSALCGISAGFFWAAEAAIIIGYPSPKDRAFYLAIWQTAKAAGPIVGGAINLGLNAQTSSKGSVSSATYIVFIVIMCLGLPIALLLSPAEKVQRKDRTLVVVHKQPSWFAEFKAVLSLLVTKRMLLLIPAFFISYFYNGFMSTWLTTYFTVRARAFSSFFTNFSGIISSFLIAGLLDRQSIFIKTRARIAFASIIFILVGTWIWASILQKQFYDAEEPPVFDWFKGGFGKAYTLIFFWQFGGQAFQQFLYWLVGQYTTDISSLSYHCGILRGFEALGQTVAWAMQSEGNANHFVSIGLNFGITILCIVPTWIVLSGLEHSHEITVTAGEGSSTKDQDPDTKA